The following proteins are encoded in a genomic region of Betaproteobacteria bacterium:
- a CDS encoding tripartite tricarboxylate transporter substrate binding protein, with product MSLLRIVIALIALVLPFSEPGAQTFPRKPVKIVVPFPPGGTPDMLSRILGQRASQILKQSVIVENRPGAGGNVAMEVVARSPADGYTLIMGTIGTCAINPYIYKKVGFDVERDFVPVMGVGSISNLFAVHPSVPAYSVKELVALAKARPGELTYASSGFGSSIHLIAEVFQSVAGIDLRHVPYKGSALAVTALVGGETQMMFDNIPSISPHALAAKVRPLAVTGTARSRLFPNVPTMKEAGYPDVVIKPWFGLLAPAKTPADVVTKLNEAFNEAMRDATVQKRFAEIDLEPAGGSGADFAKLIRAESAKWSAVVKEKNIVAE from the coding sequence ATGTCACTGCTCCGCATCGTCATCGCACTCATCGCACTGGTGCTCCCGTTCTCGGAACCGGGCGCGCAGACCTTTCCCCGCAAGCCGGTCAAGATCGTCGTGCCCTTCCCGCCAGGAGGCACGCCGGACATGCTCTCGCGCATCCTCGGTCAGCGGGCCAGCCAGATCCTCAAGCAATCCGTCATCGTGGAGAACCGACCGGGCGCCGGGGGCAACGTGGCGATGGAGGTCGTGGCCCGGTCGCCCGCCGACGGGTACACGCTGATCATGGGCACGATCGGCACGTGCGCGATCAATCCCTACATCTACAAGAAGGTGGGCTTCGACGTGGAGCGGGATTTCGTGCCGGTCATGGGGGTGGGTTCCATCTCCAATCTGTTCGCCGTGCATCCGTCGGTACCGGCGTACAGCGTGAAGGAACTCGTGGCGCTCGCCAAGGCAAGACCGGGTGAGCTCACGTATGCGAGTTCGGGGTTCGGTTCGTCGATCCACCTCATCGCGGAAGTCTTCCAGTCCGTGGCCGGCATCGATCTGCGCCACGTCCCGTACAAGGGCAGCGCCCTGGCCGTCACGGCGCTGGTCGGCGGTGAAACGCAGATGATGTTCGACAACATCCCCTCCATCTCCCCGCATGCGCTTGCCGCCAAGGTTCGGCCGCTCGCGGTGACCGGTACGGCCCGTTCAAGGCTGTTCCCGAACGTCCCGACGATGAAGGAAGCCGGTTACCCGGATGTCGTGATCAAGCCGTGGTTCGGATTGCTGGCACCGGCGAAGACGCCGGCCGACGTCGTAACGAAGCTGAACGAAGCCTTCAACGAGGCCATGCGCGACGCCACCGTACAGAAGCGCTTCGCCGAGATCGACCTGGAACCGGCCGGAGGCAGCGGCGCCGACTTCGCGAAGCTGATCCGTGCGGAAAGCGCCAAATGGAGCGCCGTGGTGAAGGAAAAGAACATTGTCGCGGAGTAA
- a CDS encoding mandelate racemase/muconate lactonizing enzyme family protein — MKITAIETIRLPDRPNLLLVQVHTDEGLVGLGETSRGPGPVEAQIHDLSAPVLLGEDPLAIQKHNRALMATYLGFSSSSTEVRAASALDIALWDIFGQATGKPIHQLLGGACRDRIRVYNTCAGYHYNTRSVGRRQLAVGDTAAQAEGPYDDQIAFTHRADELALSLLEEGFTAMKIWPFDPYAADRGGSFIPARDLELALEPFRRIRKAVGSRIEVMAEFHSLWNLQQAKQIARALEPFAPYWSEDPIRMCDVSTLQEYARSTTIPVCASETLGGLYPFRDVLEAQAADVVMLDVGWCGGLTEARKIAALAEAWQRPVAPHDCNGPVVWVASIHLMAHLPNALIMEVVRAYYTTWYKDVLTDLPRVEKGFVHPLDGPGLGTRLLPDLVGREGVQVRRSGS; from the coding sequence ATGAAGATCACCGCCATCGAAACCATCCGTCTGCCCGACCGGCCCAACCTGCTGCTCGTGCAGGTCCACACCGATGAAGGGCTCGTCGGGCTCGGCGAGACGTCACGCGGACCTGGCCCGGTCGAGGCGCAGATCCACGATCTTTCGGCCCCCGTGCTGCTGGGCGAGGACCCGCTGGCCATCCAGAAGCACAACCGCGCGCTGATGGCGACCTACCTCGGCTTTTCCTCCAGCAGCACCGAAGTGCGCGCGGCCTCGGCGCTCGACATCGCGCTGTGGGACATCTTCGGTCAGGCGACCGGCAAGCCGATCCATCAGTTGCTGGGGGGTGCCTGCCGCGACCGCATCCGCGTCTACAACACCTGCGCGGGCTACCACTACAACACGCGCTCTGTCGGTCGGCGGCAGTTGGCGGTGGGCGACACCGCAGCGCAGGCCGAAGGTCCCTACGACGATCAGATCGCCTTCACGCACCGCGCCGACGAACTGGCGCTGAGTCTGCTCGAGGAAGGCTTTACAGCCATGAAGATCTGGCCGTTCGACCCCTATGCGGCCGACCGCGGCGGCAGCTTCATTCCCGCACGGGACCTCGAATTGGCGCTGGAGCCGTTCCGCCGCATCCGCAAGGCCGTCGGCAGTCGCATCGAGGTGATGGCCGAGTTCCACTCGCTCTGGAACCTGCAGCAGGCGAAGCAGATTGCCAGGGCCCTGGAGCCCTTCGCGCCCTACTGGTCCGAAGATCCGATCCGCATGTGCGACGTCTCGACGCTGCAGGAATACGCGAGAAGCACGACGATCCCCGTGTGTGCCAGCGAGACGCTCGGAGGCCTCTATCCGTTCCGCGACGTGCTGGAGGCGCAGGCTGCGGACGTCGTCATGCTGGACGTCGGCTGGTGCGGGGGACTCACCGAGGCACGCAAGATCGCAGCCCTGGCGGAAGCCTGGCAGCGGCCGGTGGCGCCGCACGACTGCAACGGACCCGTGGTGTGGGTCGCGTCCATCCATCTGATGGCGCACCTGCCCAACGCGCTCATCATGGAAGTCGTGCGCGCGTACTACACGACCTGGTACAAGGATGTCCTCACCGACCTGCCTCGGGTGGAAAAGGGTTTCGTCCACCCGCTGGACGGCCCGGGCCTGGGGACGCGGCTGCTGCCCGATCTGGTCGGCCGCGAGGGCGTGCAGGTACGCCGCAGCGGGTCTTAG
- a CDS encoding mandelate racemase/muconate lactonizing enzyme family protein has product MRIRDIVALPTSFPVRAEDSVTLGIGRAVKRDAVIVKVVTESGLVGYGEAHHGRAPGAVARLVESTVKQLTMGQDAADVVGVWKRIYDKQLGSHGMGAGTCLAMSGLDMALWDIRGKAAGMPLYRILGGASRPIPAYAGGVSLGYQPPGELVEEARVHVEAGYRAVKLRIGDTVKNDIERIEAVRRAFGDDLAILTDANTGYDVAAVRAAMPQLDALGVGWLEEPFPAHDYHSYRLAGGFGRTPLAAGENHYTRYEFQHVQACEAITIWQPDLSKSGGITEVLRIAAMASARKIPVHPHTSMTGLNMAACVHFLCAIDNGGYFEADVSRNNRFRDELVDTPFAVGRDGNVRPLEGPGLGVEVNEDFLVRHPLIDGPAYV; this is encoded by the coding sequence CTGAGGATCCGCGACATCGTCGCCCTCCCCACCTCGTTCCCGGTTCGCGCCGAAGACAGCGTGACGCTTGGCATCGGGCGGGCCGTCAAACGCGATGCCGTGATCGTGAAGGTGGTGACCGAGTCCGGCCTCGTCGGTTACGGCGAGGCGCATCACGGCCGCGCCCCGGGCGCCGTGGCGCGGCTGGTCGAAAGCACGGTGAAGCAGCTCACCATGGGGCAGGATGCCGCGGACGTGGTGGGTGTGTGGAAGCGCATCTACGACAAGCAGCTGGGCAGTCACGGCATGGGGGCCGGCACGTGTCTCGCCATGTCGGGACTGGACATGGCGCTGTGGGACATCCGCGGCAAGGCGGCCGGCATGCCGCTCTATCGCATCCTGGGGGGCGCCTCGCGCCCCATTCCGGCATACGCAGGCGGCGTGTCGCTCGGCTACCAGCCGCCCGGCGAGCTGGTGGAGGAGGCGCGCGTGCACGTCGAGGCCGGCTATCGCGCAGTGAAGCTTCGCATCGGCGACACCGTAAAAAACGACATCGAGCGCATCGAGGCCGTTCGCCGAGCCTTCGGCGACGATCTCGCGATCCTGACCGATGCGAACACCGGGTACGACGTGGCGGCCGTGCGCGCGGCGATGCCGCAGCTCGACGCGCTGGGCGTGGGCTGGCTGGAAGAACCTTTCCCCGCTCACGACTACCACAGCTATCGCCTCGCAGGCGGATTCGGACGCACGCCGCTCGCGGCCGGCGAGAACCACTACACGCGCTACGAGTTCCAGCACGTCCAGGCGTGCGAGGCCATCACGATCTGGCAGCCGGACCTGTCCAAGTCAGGAGGCATCACCGAAGTGCTTCGCATCGCGGCAATGGCCTCGGCTCGGAAGATCCCGGTGCATCCGCACACCTCGATGACCGGCCTCAACATGGCGGCCTGCGTGCACTTCCTGTGCGCCATCGACAACGGGGGCTACTTCGAGGCGGACGTCTCCCGGAACAACCGCTTCCGCGACGAGCTGGTCGACACGCCGTTCGCCGTAGGCCGCGACGGCAACGTCCGGCCTCTGGAAGGTCCCGGATTGGGCGTGGAGGTGAACGAGGATTTTCTCGTCCGGCATCCGCTCATCGACGGTCCGGCCTACGTCTGA
- a CDS encoding TetR/AcrR family transcriptional regulator: MPRTTRARAGEAPYHHGALRDALLSATESVLNESGLEGFTLRECARRAGVSHGAPAHHFGDVRGLLSAFAAQSFDQLEALTRQYREAAQPGAYERLVANGLAYLDYALAHRARFQLMFRSDRLDFANPDLQRSAYPVYQHFESCMRNVLKRAGRPDADLAPCVQFAWSLVHGLATLMLDNNLFASQVGDHEHARERFIDMMQRARSVFER, translated from the coding sequence ATGCCGAGAACGACACGCGCTCGCGCCGGGGAGGCGCCCTACCACCACGGGGCGCTGCGCGACGCGCTGCTCTCGGCCACCGAGTCGGTGCTGAACGAGTCCGGACTCGAAGGGTTCACGCTGCGCGAATGCGCGCGCCGCGCCGGCGTGTCACACGGCGCCCCGGCTCACCATTTCGGCGACGTTCGCGGGCTGCTGTCCGCGTTCGCGGCCCAGAGCTTCGACCAGTTGGAGGCGCTCACGCGCCAGTACAGGGAGGCAGCTCAGCCGGGAGCCTACGAGCGACTCGTGGCCAACGGCCTCGCCTATCTCGACTATGCGCTGGCCCACCGGGCGCGGTTCCAGCTCATGTTCCGCAGTGACCGCCTGGACTTCGCGAACCCGGACCTGCAGCGGTCGGCCTACCCCGTCTACCAGCACTTCGAGTCGTGCATGCGCAACGTGCTGAAGAGGGCAGGTCGACCGGACGCCGATCTGGCGCCCTGCGTTCAGTTCGCGTGGTCACTGGTGCACGGTCTCGCGACGCTGATGCTGGACAACAACCTCTTTGCGTCGCAGGTGGGCGATCACGAACACGCGCGCGAACGGTTCATCGACATGATGCAGCGGGCGCGCAGCGTGTTCGAGCGGTGA
- a CDS encoding DUF4281 domain-containing protein yields MSGSLALAGWIALAAVPLRFRIARPVALAVALVLTALYIALILSYWSSGTGDFQSLAGVARLFEHPGLLLAGWIHYLAFDLLVGTWEREEARRIGLAQWVLVPCLVLTFLFGPLGWAAFLACRTVRLDSRHDTAAVRP; encoded by the coding sequence ATGTCCGGATCTCTGGCCCTTGCCGGTTGGATCGCCCTGGCCGCGGTCCCGCTTCGCTTCCGGATCGCGCGTCCGGTCGCTCTCGCCGTCGCCCTGGTGCTGACGGCACTCTACATCGCCCTGATCCTTTCGTACTGGTCTTCGGGGACTGGCGATTTCCAGTCGCTTGCCGGGGTCGCCCGTCTGTTCGAGCACCCGGGACTGCTGCTCGCCGGATGGATCCACTACCTGGCCTTCGACCTGCTGGTCGGGACGTGGGAGCGGGAGGAGGCCCGCCGCATCGGGCTGGCCCAGTGGGTTCTCGTTCCCTGCCTCGTCCTGACCTTCCTCTTCGGGCCGCTCGGCTGGGCCGCGTTCCTCGCGTGCCGGACCGTGCGACTCGATTCCAGGCACGACACCGCTGCCGTCCGCCCCTGA